The genomic DNA CGGCGGCCGTGCCAGTAGCCGACGGCGTACGCGGGGTCCGGGGCGGCCGGGGCCGCGGTGCCGGTGTCGGCGAGGTCCAGCGGGTCGAGGACGCGCTCGCGGAGCATCGATCCGTAGTCCGTGCCCGCACCGTCGGCCAGCAGCCGGCCGAGCAGGCCGACGCCGAGGTTGGAGTAGCGCATGAGCGTGCCGGGCGGGTGGTGCACGATGGCGCGGCCGAGCGCGGGCAGCAGCATGTCGGGGGTGAACGACCGGTACGGGTTGGCGAACCAGGACGGCAGCCCGTTGAGCAGCAGTCCAGGCGGGAGCCGGGGCAGGCCGGAAGTGTGGGTCGCCAGGTGCTCGTAGGTGATGGCCCGGCCGTGGCCGCGCGGGAGGGCGGCGTACGGGAGGCGTTCCGCGATCCGGCCCGTCAGGCTGACCTCGCCGCGCGCGGCGGTGTCGGCGAGCAGCAGCGCGGTGAAGGTCTTGGTCACCGAGCCGACTTCGAAGCGCGTGCGGTCGGTGACCGAGGCGGTGCCCGTACGGTCGATGCCGCCGCGGCACAGCGCGCGGTACGTGCCGGTCGCGAAGACCGCGACGACGACCGCCGCCCGCGGTTCCGCGGCGGCGGCCACCGCTTTGAGGGGTTGGTCGCGGAGGTTCACGTCGCCGCCGCCCGGCTAGGCGCCCAGGCGCGAGAGCACGAGAGACGCGGCGGCCGTGGCGACCACGGCGGTGTGGTAGTGGTCGTCGAACCGCCCGTCCTCGTCGCCCACATCGGTCCGCCCGTCGCGCGGGAGCATCCCGTCGTCGTGCTGCGCGGCGGCCAGCCGCCGCCAGGCGGCCGGTTCGAAGGACGGATCCGGCATGCAGGCGTCGACGATGAGGAGTTCGGCGACGAGATCCCACTCCTCGATCTCCAGCCACACGTCCGTCCACACCGGCAGCCAGGTCGCCAGATAGTCCCGCAGGCGGGGCGGCAGGGCCTCCGGTTGCGCGCCCCAGTCGGTGAGATGGAAGACGGTGTGGGTCATGTGGTACGCCGTCATCCAGTCCATGGTCCACGGCTCTGGCACCGTTCCGAGCCAGGTGGCCGCGGTGCGCGCGGGCCAGTCGGTGCGGTCGGCGACGCCGATGATCCGGGTCGCGTTGGCCACCGCCATGCGGCGGTTGGGCACGTGCTCGTACTCGCGGTACGAGGTGAGGGACGTCAGGTGGGCGAGCAGCGCCTGCAGCGGCTCGTGCCGGTAGCCGGCGCGGTGGAAGTGGACGTACGTCTCCAGCGGGTCGGTCATGGCGGGGAACCGCAACTGCCGCTCGTAGAGCAGGTCGCCGCCGCGGAGCTGGTCCCAGGCGAAGTCGAGGAGTGCGCCGGCCGCGTCGTGCTCGGGGGCGGGGAGCGAGGCGTCGCGCACCACCAGAGATCCGGCGAGCGCCAGTTCGGCCAGCGGCTTGTAGACGCTGTCGGGCTCGGCCAGTTCGGCCGTCGCGCCGTCGGCGAACGTGCTCTGCGCGCGGTTGCGGTGCAGCCAGCCCAGCGCCCCGGTGCCCAGGCGCAGTGCCGCGGTACGCACCGGATCCGCCGGCCCGGGAGCGGTCATCGCGGGCCCCCTTCTGCCGCGGCCAGGAGTCTTCCGGCGATGGCGAGGTCGAGCGCCGTACGGGCGCTGGGGGCGCCCCACAGGCGCAGGTGCTCCAGCGCCGTCGGGACGTCGAGGGCGGGCGACGCGCCTCGGCTCCGGGCCAGGGCCAGCCAGCGGACGAGCCGGGCCGCGGTGGGGTAGTCGCGGCGCATCAGGGAACGGACGGCGCCCTGGCTGAGCGCACGGACGTGCAGACAGGCCCGCTGCTGGTAGGGCCCGTCCACCTCCGGAAGCGCCAGCGGGGCGAGCCGCGCCATGCGCTGCGACCGCTCCTTCCACGTCAGTTCGGTGTCCTCCGCGTCCTCGACGATCCCGGCGATCTCGACCACCTCGGCGATCGCGGCGCGCTCGGAGTCCTCCCCCGGGTACGGGACGGCCGTCCGGGTCCCGGCCGCACCGCGGGCGAGCAGCGCGGCGGTGGTCCGGTCGCGCCAGCGGGCCTCGGTGCTGTCCCCCGGGCGGGGCGGGAAGACCCGCAGGGCCGATCCCAGGGTCTCCCGGTCGGGCTGCGGCAGCGGCTGGCGGCAGAAGAGCGCCGGCGCGAACAGGTCGGGCCCCAGGACCCGCACGGCCGCCAGGGCGGTGGTGTCTGCCGGCCGGTCCGCGTCGGACACGGCCGGCAGCGGAACCTGGGTGCCCCGAAGGGCACCCAGGACGCGCCCGGCCAATTGCTCCACCGCTTGGGCGTAGCCGGCCCCCAGTGCGGCATTCGACATCGGGCGCTCACCTTCTGCTGTCGGTCACGGACGTGATGGTGCGGGTTCTGGTCCGCGGACCGTTTAGGTGGGGCGCGGCTCCTTCGGGAGCTTCGGGGACGCGAGCGCCAGCAGCAGCAGGACGGCGCCGCCCGGCGGGGAGTACACGGGCGCGTCGCTGAACGGGGCCTCCGGCTCGTCGACCAGTGCCGTGAACGCGGCCCTCTCGGCCACGCCGGCCCGGACGGGGGAGAGAGCCGGGGTCGTCTGTACGGACATCTTGCCTCCAAGAGTCGTCCCCTCGCGGAATGCGACGGGAGGGAGTGACTGCGCCGCGCCAGTGACGAGCGCGACGGGTGCGGCCGGTGGTCACCCATCCGGCTCACTGCACCAACGTCGGTGTCCCCTCCCCGCCCGCCACTTAGATCCCACAAGGATGGAGA from Streptomyces sp. CMB-StM0423 includes the following:
- a CDS encoding serine hydrolase domain-containing protein; this translates as MNLRDQPLKAVAAAAEPRAAVVVAVFATGTYRALCRGGIDRTGTASVTDRTRFEVGSVTKTFTALLLADTAARGEVSLTGRIAERLPYAALPRGHGRAITYEHLATHTSGLPRLPPGLLLNGLPSWFANPYRSFTPDMLLPALGRAIVHHPPGTLMRYSNLGVGLLGRLLADGAGTDYGSMLRERVLDPLDLADTGTAAPAAPDPAYAVGYWHGRRRPPWVIPALPGAGAVRSSAHDLIRFLRAHLDPEDSGVVRSLRIPLAEVVRIRELPAEDEEKSGLAWSVRTLSGATLYFHSGATRGCTAFVGLSPEREVCVVALTNSGVTLRSRFVQSAYLLLRALALGEAR
- a CDS encoding DUF6895 family protein yields the protein MTAPGPADPVRTAALRLGTGALGWLHRNRAQSTFADGATAELAEPDSVYKPLAELALAGSLVVRDASLPAPEHDAAGALLDFAWDQLRGGDLLYERQLRFPAMTDPLETYVHFHRAGYRHEPLQALLAHLTSLTSYREYEHVPNRRMAVANATRIIGVADRTDWPARTAATWLGTVPEPWTMDWMTAYHMTHTVFHLTDWGAQPEALPPRLRDYLATWLPVWTDVWLEIEEWDLVAELLIVDACMPDPSFEPAAWRRLAAAQHDDGMLPRDGRTDVGDEDGRFDDHYHTAVVATAAASLVLSRLGA